A single region of the Desulfobaculum xiamenense genome encodes:
- a CDS encoding tetratricopeptide repeat protein, with amino-acid sequence MRQYEKTIIDFVAKENGCFFILSHDATFVKMMRTTLNKELVIGTDRIRTLTEEAQVLREMKTPFFKDKKVVLLVERLLNNRNTLPFIKNLKTIYDDMYVVVLTSEVERQVLILLHEMGVGNFITKPVSMATLIEKIAFTIRPQGKIGQHIERARQYFDKEKYDEALEAADRILEMKPGSAAALMIKGDVFKATGRTEEAVTAYSEAHDGAALYLEPLKKLAELYRDEGDLNRQLEYLEKLDRLSPLNVERKISMGEIHMEFGNVEAANQLFEQAVENARKEALSMIEEVKRSIAEKCIEKAPDVAERFFRSILDSKEGGLKKSDIETFNRLGIALRRQGRWNDAVSEYEQALKIAPDDENLHFNVAIAYSEGRQHAKAVVSVEKALTINPDLCLMSSVLCFNIAVMYSNAGMRDKAIFYLKKTLEVDPDHQGARKLLGAL; translated from the coding sequence ATGAGGCAGTACGAAAAGACCATCATTGACTTCGTGGCCAAGGAGAATGGCTGCTTTTTCATTTTGAGCCATGACGCCACGTTCGTGAAGATGATGCGTACGACGCTGAACAAGGAACTCGTCATCGGAACGGACCGCATCCGAACCCTGACCGAGGAGGCGCAGGTCCTGCGCGAGATGAAGACGCCATTCTTCAAGGACAAGAAGGTGGTGCTTCTGGTCGAGCGGCTGCTCAATAATCGCAACACGCTGCCGTTCATCAAGAATCTCAAGACGATATACGACGACATGTATGTCGTTGTGCTGACCTCGGAAGTGGAGCGGCAGGTGCTCATCCTGCTGCACGAGATGGGCGTTGGCAATTTTATCACCAAGCCTGTGTCCATGGCCACGCTCATTGAGAAGATTGCCTTCACCATCAGGCCGCAGGGCAAGATTGGCCAGCATATCGAGCGCGCTCGGCAGTACTTCGACAAGGAGAAATACGACGAGGCCCTCGAAGCCGCGGACCGCATCCTCGAAATGAAGCCCGGCAGCGCCGCCGCGCTCATGATCAAGGGCGACGTGTTCAAGGCCACCGGGCGCACCGAGGAGGCCGTGACCGCCTACAGCGAGGCCCACGATGGTGCGGCCCTGTATCTGGAGCCGCTCAAGAAGCTGGCCGAACTGTACCGCGACGAGGGCGACCTGAACCGCCAGCTGGAGTATCTGGAGAAGCTCGACCGCCTGTCTCCGCTCAACGTGGAGCGCAAGATTTCCATGGGTGAGATTCATATGGAATTCGGCAATGTCGAGGCGGCGAACCAGCTCTTCGAGCAGGCCGTGGAGAACGCGCGCAAGGAAGCCCTGAGCATGATCGAGGAGGTCAAGCGTTCCATCGCCGAGAAGTGCATCGAGAAGGCTCCCGACGTGGCGGAACGATTCTTCCGGTCCATTCTGGATTCCAAGGAAGGCGGCCTCAAGAAATCCGACATCGAGACCTTCAACCGTCTGGGCATCGCGCTTCGTCGGCAGGGACGGTGGAACGACGCCGTCTCCGAGTACGAGCAGGCCCTTAAGATCGCGCCGGACGACGAGAATCTCCACTTCAACGTGGCCATCGCCTATTCCGAGGGGCGCCAGCACGCCAAGGCCGTGGTGAGCGTTGAGAAAGCGCTGACCATCAATCCCGACCTGTGCCTGATGTCCAGCGTGCTGTGCTTCAATATCGCCGTCATGTACTCCAACGCCGGAATGCGCGACAAGGCCATTTTCTACTTGAAGAAGACCCTTGAGGTTGATCCCGACCATCAGGGCGCGCGCAAGCTGCTCGGCGCGTTGTAG
- the thiL gene encoding thiamine-phosphate kinase, protein MIHRPPASEEDFLNLIDRHFATAHPHMRLGRGDDCVRLACPQDMVLSTDLFLEDVHFRRSYFSPADIGHKALAVNISDIAGMGCRPLGFSLGLVIPDDPTLTTAFWNDLLGGMGALAHTHDIPLTGGDLSRGPYLGFSVTVWGTPGPTGRVLTRNTCRPGDAILACGPIGLARAGLFALEELGPEAIALVPHAIRAHLRPTPRVADGLALADIPGVHGAMDLSDGLARDLARLTGPGLGADLTLTESALHPDLIAHCTRTGQPALPFAVLGGEDYALIATAAPDSVPDILARIPQATRIGTVAATPGITVNGQPFDHTGFDHFATHE, encoded by the coding sequence ATGATCCATCGCCCCCCCGCATCGGAAGAGGACTTCCTGAACCTCATCGACAGGCACTTCGCCACCGCGCATCCGCACATGCGCCTCGGCCGCGGGGACGACTGCGTCCGCCTCGCCTGCCCGCAGGACATGGTCCTCTCCACGGACCTCTTCCTCGAAGACGTGCACTTTCGCCGCTCCTACTTCTCCCCGGCGGACATCGGGCACAAGGCGCTGGCCGTCAACATCTCCGACATCGCGGGCATGGGCTGCCGTCCGCTCGGCTTCAGCCTCGGCCTCGTCATCCCCGACGACCCGACCCTCACCACCGCCTTCTGGAACGATCTTCTCGGCGGCATGGGTGCCCTCGCCCACACACACGACATTCCGCTCACCGGCGGCGACCTATCGCGCGGACCGTATCTCGGCTTCTCCGTCACCGTCTGGGGCACCCCCGGCCCCACCGGCCGCGTCCTGACCCGCAACACCTGCCGCCCCGGCGACGCCATCCTCGCCTGCGGTCCCATCGGTCTCGCCCGCGCAGGTCTCTTCGCCCTCGAAGAGCTCGGCCCCGAAGCCATCGCCCTCGTGCCCCACGCGATCCGCGCGCACCTGCGCCCCACACCCCGCGTGGCCGATGGCCTCGCGTTGGCCGACATCCCCGGCGTCCACGGAGCCATGGACCTCTCCGACGGTCTCGCGCGCGACCTCGCCCGCCTCACGGGCCCAGGCCTCGGCGCGGACCTCACGCTCACCGAATCAGCCCTGCATCCGGACCTCATCGCCCACTGCACCCGCACAGGCCAGCCCGCGTTGCCCTTCGCCGTCCTCGGCGGAGAGGACTATGCCCTCATCGCCACGGCGGCCCCGGACAGCGTTCCCGACATTCTCGCCCGCATCCCGCAAGCCACGCGCATCGGCACCGTCGCCGCCACGCCGGGCATCACCGTGAATGGCCAGCCCTTCGACCATACGGGATTCGACCACTTCGCAACCCACGAATAG
- the tsaA gene encoding tRNA (N6-threonylcarbamoyladenosine(37)-N6)-methyltransferase TrmO, with protein MEARLDIIGTVHSPLTDLASCPKQYSEGAPEAVIEIHADYATALSALQPGNDLLVFTWLHKADRDTLMVHPRGNPDVPMKGVFATRSPDRPNPIGLHHVRILAIDGTRIRVDRLEALDQTPVVDLKPIATETPGRENWGAGISPAVGDEFRRICRAGWERGLLSGFNGNVSMRIGDTIIITRSGAAKGFLQPGDLTTVDLATGRTTGPGKASTETAVHLEIYRNQPEAHAIVHTHPAHLLAYAVRKGDSIIDLPLYEAAAYQKLLTRVPAIEPGTPALGEAVGKAAQTHKAVFMKNHGLVCWGPTLVAALALNEELDTIAKLKLLAE; from the coding sequence ATGGAAGCACGTCTCGACATCATCGGCACCGTCCACTCCCCGCTCACGGACCTCGCCTCCTGCCCCAAGCAGTACTCCGAAGGCGCACCCGAGGCGGTCATCGAAATTCACGCCGACTACGCCACCGCCCTCTCGGCCCTCCAGCCCGGCAACGACCTGCTCGTCTTCACGTGGCTGCACAAGGCCGACCGCGACACGCTCATGGTCCACCCGCGCGGCAATCCGGACGTGCCCATGAAGGGCGTCTTCGCCACCCGCTCGCCCGACAGGCCCAATCCCATCGGCCTGCATCACGTGCGCATTCTCGCCATCGACGGCACCCGCATCCGCGTGGACCGCCTCGAAGCGCTCGACCAGACCCCCGTGGTGGACCTCAAGCCCATCGCCACCGAGACCCCCGGCCGCGAAAACTGGGGCGCTGGCATCTCCCCCGCCGTGGGCGACGAATTCCGCCGCATCTGCCGCGCGGGCTGGGAACGCGGCCTGCTCTCCGGCTTCAATGGCAACGTCTCCATGCGCATCGGCGACACCATCATCATCACCCGCTCCGGCGCGGCCAAGGGCTTCCTCCAGCCCGGCGACCTCACCACCGTGGACCTCGCCACCGGCCGCACCACCGGCCCCGGCAAGGCCTCCACCGAGACCGCCGTGCACCTCGAAATCTACCGCAACCAGCCAGAAGCGCACGCCATCGTCCACACCCACCCCGCACACCTGCTCGCCTACGCCGTGCGCAAGGGCGACTCCATCATCGACCTCCCCCTCTACGAGGCCGCCGCCTACCAGAAACTCCTCACCCGCGTGCCCGCCATCGAGCCCGGAACACCCGCCCTCGGCGAGGCCGTCGGCAAGGCCGCACAAACGCACAAGGCCGTGTTCATGAAGAACCACGGCCTCGTCTGCTGGGGACCAACCCTCGTCGCCGCCCTCGCTCTCAACGAGGAACTCGACACCATCGCCAAACTCAAATTGCTCGCCGAATAG
- the lgt gene encoding prolipoprotein diacylglyceryl transferase encodes MLIYPHIDPVALHFGPLSVRWYGLMYLVGFAAAWSLGRMRAARPGSGWTREQVDDLIAWGMLGVILGARLGYVLFYDLPVYLDNPAEVFMIWKGGMSFHGGLLGVLACFWLFARKTGKTFFEVSDFIAPFVPIGLCAGRIGNFINGELWGRVSDVPWAMIFPGFEAGPYPRHPSQLYEATLEGLVLFAIMFWFSASPRPRRAVSGLFALGYASARITVEFFREPDAQLGFLFGNWLTMGMILSLPLGLLGAWLLWSAYRRPAAA; translated from the coding sequence ATGCTGATCTATCCCCACATCGACCCCGTCGCCCTGCATTTCGGCCCGCTGTCCGTGCGCTGGTACGGACTCATGTATCTCGTGGGCTTCGCCGCCGCGTGGAGCCTCGGCCGCATGCGCGCCGCGCGCCCCGGCTCCGGCTGGACCCGCGAGCAGGTCGATGATCTCATCGCGTGGGGCATGCTCGGCGTTATCCTCGGTGCGCGCCTCGGCTACGTTCTCTTCTACGATCTGCCCGTCTACCTCGACAATCCGGCAGAGGTTTTCATGATTTGGAAGGGCGGGATGTCCTTCCACGGCGGGCTGCTCGGCGTGCTGGCCTGTTTCTGGCTCTTCGCCCGCAAAACCGGCAAGACCTTCTTCGAGGTCTCCGACTTCATCGCGCCCTTCGTGCCCATCGGCCTGTGTGCCGGGCGCATCGGCAACTTCATCAACGGTGAACTCTGGGGACGTGTGTCCGACGTTCCGTGGGCCATGATCTTCCCCGGATTCGAAGCTGGTCCCTATCCCCGCCATCCCTCGCAGCTCTACGAAGCCACCCTCGAAGGCCTCGTCCTTTTCGCCATCATGTTCTGGTTCTCCGCCTCCCCGCGCCCGCGACGCGCCGTGTCCGGCCTGTTCGCACTCGGCTACGCCAGCGCGCGCATCACAGTGGAATTCTTCCGCGAACCCGACGCCCAGCTCGGCTTCCTCTTCGGAAACTGGCTCACCATGGGTATGATCCTTTCCCTGCCCCTCGGCCTCCTCGGCGCGTGGCTCCTGTGGAGCGCCTACCGCCGTCCCGCCGCCGCGTAG
- the rdgC gene encoding recombination-associated protein RdgC: MGFLSASSTFTRYRLIEEVPDSLWPQIPDRLKRNAFQDIDDTADERSFGWVSFENMLDNEWLTAPPDKGQYLAFALRLDTRRVSAAVVKKHVQIAQDIELERVREQGKKFVSRERRNEIKEQVMLRLRARTLPVPAYFDVVWNIRDNVIYLASSQSKLRSLFEDLFTLSFDLHLEPLTPYYKAVELLGEERAAALDDIEGERFV, from the coding sequence GTGGGATTCCTTTCCGCAAGTTCGACGTTCACGCGCTACCGCCTCATCGAGGAGGTGCCGGATTCCCTGTGGCCGCAGATTCCGGATCGCCTCAAGCGCAACGCGTTTCAGGACATAGACGACACCGCCGATGAGCGGTCCTTTGGCTGGGTCAGCTTCGAGAACATGCTCGACAACGAGTGGCTTACCGCGCCGCCGGACAAGGGCCAGTATCTCGCCTTTGCCCTGCGTCTCGACACCCGGCGCGTCAGTGCCGCCGTGGTCAAGAAGCATGTGCAGATCGCACAGGATATTGAGTTGGAGCGTGTGCGCGAGCAGGGTAAGAAGTTCGTCTCGCGCGAGCGCAGGAACGAGATCAAGGAGCAGGTGATGCTGCGCCTGCGCGCCCGTACCCTGCCCGTTCCCGCATACTTCGACGTCGTGTGGAACATCCGCGACAACGTGATCTACCTCGCGTCGTCCCAGTCCAAGCTCCGCAGCCTGTTCGAAGACCTCTTCACCCTCAGCTTCGATCTGCATCTGGAGCCGCTCACCCCCTATTACAAGGCCGTGGAGCTGCTCGGCGAGGAGCGCGCCGCCGCCCTCGACGACATCGAAGGCGAACGCTTCGTCTAG
- a CDS encoding VOC family protein — translation MPTFTGINHLAMATGDMDATIRFWRDLLGMPLVAGLGRPGYRHYFLSISPTDMIAFFEWPGTRPLPQKDHGVPVSGPFAFDHVSFGVAGEDDLWEVKDRLAAAGFEPSEVVDHGFIKSVYAFDPNGIPIEFSASVPGTDPRRTPAMADSAPSGVTLEGPNPQPGHWPAPTPTSQDQRADYPGEGRELLRPERNAWKK, via the coding sequence ATGCCCACCTTCACGGGAATTAATCACCTGGCCATGGCCACGGGCGACATGGACGCCACCATCCGCTTCTGGCGGGATCTGCTCGGCATGCCACTGGTGGCCGGGCTGGGACGGCCGGGCTACCGGCACTATTTTCTGTCCATCTCGCCCACGGACATGATCGCATTCTTCGAGTGGCCGGGCACACGGCCTTTGCCGCAGAAGGACCACGGCGTCCCGGTGTCCGGCCCCTTCGCCTTCGACCACGTCTCCTTCGGCGTTGCGGGGGAGGACGACCTGTGGGAGGTGAAGGACCGGCTGGCGGCGGCGGGCTTTGAGCCATCGGAGGTGGTGGACCACGGCTTCATCAAATCCGTCTACGCCTTCGACCCGAACGGCATCCCCATCGAATTCTCCGCGTCCGTGCCCGGAACCGACCCGCGCCGCACACCGGCCATGGCCGACAGCGCCCCGTCCGGCGTGACCCTCGAAGGTCCGAATCCGCAGCCCGGACACTGGCCTGCGCCAACACCCACGTCACAGGACCAGCGTGCCGACTACCCCGGCGAGGGGCGCGAACTGCTCCGCCCGGAGCGCAACGCGTGGAAGAAATGA
- a CDS encoding glycosyltransferase, whose product MRVLHLITGLETGGAETALSRLVPGLAAEGFEQRVVCMLRPGPLAAPIESAGVAVESLGMERGLPTPRALWRLVRILRSFSPHIVQTWLYHADFLGLLGVSLARVGTLVWNIRCADMDLSRYRRTTAWTVAACARLSRLPAAVIANSEAAREHHVRLGYRPRRFEIIPNGFDLDAMRPVPGAREALRQQIGAPEDARLVGMAARFDPMKGHEVFLAAVGELVRQRGDVRFVLCGDGVDEENAALAGLIGRVGLQGRVALLGRVADMAAFHSGLDVAVLSSHSESLPNAVGEAMACGVPCVVSDVGDARALVGETGIVVPRGDASSLVRAMADMLSLPESERSERGLRARERIAERYSLRVATARQASLYRELVG is encoded by the coding sequence GTGCGGGTGCTTCACCTGATAACGGGACTCGAAACCGGCGGCGCGGAGACGGCGCTGTCGCGGCTTGTGCCCGGTCTGGCCGCAGAGGGCTTCGAGCAGCGGGTGGTCTGCATGCTGCGGCCCGGACCGCTGGCCGCGCCCATCGAATCCGCCGGGGTGGCTGTCGAATCCCTCGGCATGGAGCGCGGGTTGCCCACGCCGCGCGCCCTGTGGCGGCTGGTGCGCATCCTGCGTTCCTTTAGTCCGCACATCGTCCAGACATGGCTGTACCATGCCGATTTCCTCGGGCTTCTGGGCGTGTCCCTTGCCCGCGTCGGCACTCTCGTCTGGAACATCCGCTGCGCGGACATGGACCTCTCCCGCTACCGTCGGACCACGGCGTGGACCGTGGCCGCCTGCGCAAGGCTCTCGCGCCTGCCCGCCGCCGTTATCGCCAATTCCGAGGCCGCGCGGGAGCATCATGTGCGGCTGGGTTACCGCCCACGGCGATTCGAGATCATTCCCAACGGCTTCGACCTCGACGCCATGCGCCCCGTCCCCGGCGCACGCGAGGCCCTGCGCCAACAGATCGGCGCTCCGGAGGATGCGCGGCTTGTCGGCATGGCCGCCCGTTTCGATCCCATGAAGGGGCACGAGGTGTTTCTGGCCGCCGTCGGTGAGCTTGTCCGCCAGCGTGGCGACGTGCGTTTCGTCCTGTGTGGTGATGGTGTGGATGAGGAAAATGCCGCTCTCGCCGGACTGATCGGGCGCGTGGGCCTTCAGGGGCGGGTGGCGCTTTTGGGGCGGGTGGCCGACATGGCCGCGTTCCACTCCGGTCTCGACGTGGCGGTGCTGTCGTCACACAGCGAGAGCCTGCCCAACGCCGTGGGCGAGGCCATGGCCTGCGGCGTGCCCTGCGTGGTGAGCGACGTGGGCGATGCCCGCGCGTTGGTGGGGGAGACCGGAATCGTGGTGCCGCGCGGCGACGCTTCGTCCCTTGTCCGCGCCATGGCGGACATGCTGTCCCTGCCGGAATCCGAGCGCTCAGAGCGTGGCCTTCGCGCCCGCGAGCGCATCGCCGAGCGCTATTCCCTTCGCGTGGCGACGGCCCGTCAGGCCTCGCTGTACCGGGAACTCGTCGGATAA
- a CDS encoding AI-2E family transporter: protein MNHSSGSGLGWPTRHGKRYYSLFLFALILFALYMAYRVFSPFLHAIIFSGVLAAIFTPLFTRISARIGGHDNIAAGIVVLLVTVCIFIPAFLFLTGLATQAAQSVAQITNWIRHTNFESLLAQSRMDAVLAWVDAQLPFIHLEDIDIQSGLLRFSRQVGEVSIQLGTSLLTNAFSVLLHSLIMLFILFFLLRDGRRVIATVKYLSPLREAQEDSIIHSLRRVSRSVLVGGLLVAVLQGTVGGIGLAVVEIPALFWGTMMGFSSLIPVLGTGLVWVPASVYLLIIGHWKAALFLVLWCGILVTSIDTFLRPYFMKGASGMPLLYIFLSVIGGLQAFGPAGLLYGPLSLAFAMVMLRIYGEEYRDLLEEHDEPHAEVDGN, encoded by the coding sequence ATGAACCACTCTTCGGGATCCGGTCTCGGATGGCCGACCCGGCACGGGAAACGCTACTATTCGCTGTTTCTCTTCGCCCTCATTCTTTTTGCCCTGTACATGGCCTACAGGGTCTTTAGCCCGTTCCTGCACGCCATCATCTTTTCCGGGGTGCTGGCGGCCATTTTCACACCGCTGTTCACGCGCATTTCCGCGCGCATCGGCGGACACGACAACATCGCCGCGGGCATTGTGGTCCTTCTGGTCACGGTGTGCATCTTCATCCCGGCGTTTCTCTTTCTCACCGGTCTTGCCACGCAGGCTGCGCAGTCCGTTGCCCAGATTACGAATTGGATACGGCATACGAACTTCGAGAGCCTGCTCGCCCAGAGTCGCATGGACGCCGTGCTGGCGTGGGTGGATGCCCAGCTGCCTTTCATCCATCTTGAGGACATCGACATTCAGAGCGGTCTTCTGCGCTTTTCCCGTCAGGTGGGCGAAGTGTCGATCCAGCTCGGGACGAGCCTTCTGACCAACGCCTTTTCGGTGCTGCTGCATTCGCTCATCATGCTGTTCATCCTGTTCTTCCTCCTGCGGGACGGACGACGGGTGATCGCCACCGTGAAGTACCTCTCCCCCCTGCGCGAGGCGCAGGAGGACTCCATCATCCACAGCTTGCGGCGCGTGTCGCGCTCGGTGCTGGTGGGCGGTCTGCTGGTTGCCGTGCTTCAGGGCACGGTGGGCGGCATCGGCCTTGCCGTGGTGGAGATTCCGGCCCTGTTCTGGGGCACCATGATGGGCTTTTCGTCCCTCATTCCGGTGCTCGGAACCGGGCTGGTCTGGGTGCCCGCCTCGGTGTACCTGCTCATCATCGGACACTGGAAGGCCGCGCTGTTCCTCGTCCTGTGGTGCGGCATTCTGGTTACGAGCATCGACACCTTCCTGCGGCCCTACTTCATGAAGGGCGCGTCGGGCATGCCGCTTCTGTACATCTTCCTGTCGGTCATTGGCGGGTTGCAGGCCTTCGGGCCTGCCGGACTTCTGTATGGGCCGCTCAGTCTGGCCTTCGCCATGGTCATGCTGCGCATCTACGGCGAGGAATACCGCGACCTGCTGGAGGAACACGACGAACCCCACGCAGAGGTGGACGGCAACTGA
- a CDS encoding UDP-N-acetyl glucosamine 2-epimerase has protein sequence MRIAIIVGARPQFVKAAVIERALRAAGMETFILHTGQHYDDRMSEVFFRELGLSAPARNLGVGSGSHGAQTGRMLEALEAALVEDRPDAVVVPGDTNSTLAGALAAVKLGIPVVHVEAGMRSFNRAMPEEHNRVLADHAADILCVSTAAAVENLRREGLANVAFGGRRVEAEDVDGTPLSCVGAPLVVNVGDVMYDAALHYGERAQAESNCLERLGVRPGEYVLATVHRAENTTKGKRLSFIFRGLATIAREIPIVLPLHPRTGDAINSAICGRWPIPLSGMTLIEPQSYLDMLQLVRNARAVCTDSGGLQKEAYFFGRPCVTLRDETEWVELVDGGFNVVSGADPDAIPEAYHRVRDLSFTPQPDFYGSGRAGEAMAAVIRNVLEKRA, from the coding sequence ATGCGCATTGCCATCATCGTTGGGGCGCGTCCCCAGTTCGTGAAGGCCGCCGTCATCGAACGCGCCCTGCGCGCTGCCGGGATGGAGACCTTCATCCTGCACACGGGCCAGCACTACGACGACCGCATGTCCGAAGTCTTCTTCCGCGAGCTTGGCCTGTCCGCTCCGGCGCGCAATCTCGGCGTTGGCTCCGGCAGCCATGGCGCGCAGACCGGGCGCATGCTCGAAGCGCTGGAGGCCGCTCTCGTCGAGGACCGGCCCGACGCCGTCGTCGTCCCCGGCGACACCAATTCCACGCTTGCTGGCGCGTTGGCCGCCGTGAAACTCGGCATTCCCGTCGTTCACGTCGAGGCGGGCATGCGCTCGTTCAACCGCGCCATGCCCGAGGAACACAACCGTGTCCTCGCCGATCACGCGGCCGATATTCTGTGCGTCTCCACCGCCGCTGCCGTGGAGAACCTGCGACGCGAGGGGCTGGCCAACGTGGCCTTTGGCGGGCGACGCGTGGAGGCCGAGGACGTGGACGGCACACCCCTGTCCTGCGTGGGTGCGCCGCTGGTGGTCAACGTGGGCGACGTGATGTACGACGCCGCCCTGCACTACGGCGAGCGGGCGCAGGCCGAATCCAACTGCCTCGAACGGTTGGGGGTGCGCCCGGGCGAGTATGTGCTGGCCACGGTCCACCGCGCCGAGAATACCACGAAGGGAAAACGCCTGTCCTTCATCTTCCGTGGGCTTGCGACCATTGCGCGGGAGATTCCCATCGTCCTGCCCTTGCATCCGCGCACGGGCGACGCGATCAATTCCGCCATCTGCGGGCGCTGGCCCATTCCGCTGTCCGGCATGACCCTCATCGAGCCGCAGAGCTATCTGGACATGCTGCAACTGGTGCGCAATGCTCGCGCCGTGTGCACGGACTCCGGCGGCTTGCAGAAGGAAGCCTATTTCTTCGGCCGCCCCTGCGTGACGCTTCGCGACGAAACCGAATGGGTGGAGCTGGTGGACGGCGGCTTCAACGTGGTTTCCGGAGCGGACCCGGACGCCATTCCCGAGGCCTACCACCGCGTGCGCGACCTGAGCTTCACGCCGCAGCCGGATTTCTATGGCAGCGGCAGGGCTGGCGAAGCCATGGCTGCTGTGATACGCAACGTACTGGAAAAGCGGGCCTGA
- a CDS encoding NifU family protein, whose protein sequence is MRERIEAALAKVRPALQADGGDVELVEVTEDGIVKVRLQGACKGCPMSQMTLKHGIERFILKEVPEIKGVEAV, encoded by the coding sequence ATGCGGGAAAGAATCGAAGCGGCGCTGGCCAAGGTCCGGCCCGCGCTCCAGGCCGACGGCGGTGACGTCGAACTCGTCGAGGTGACCGAAGACGGCATTGTCAAGGTCCGCCTGCAGGGTGCCTGCAAGGGCTGCCCCATGTCCCAGATGACTCTCAAGCACGGCATCGAGCGCTTCATCCTCAAGGAAGTCCCGGAAATCAAGGGAGTGGAGGCCGTCTAG
- the gltX gene encoding glutamate--tRNA ligase yields the protein MSAMVTRFPPSPTGFLHIGGARTALFNWLLARSNNGHFVLRIEDTDTARSTPEMTQAILDGMTWLGLDWDEGPYLQSERTERYNLAIEKLLATGHAYYCECTPDEVEAMREKARQEGRKPKYDGHCRDRQLGPGEGRVVRFKAPTGVCAWKDMVKGDISMEFEEMVDDFIIRRADGSPMYNLAVVVDDAEMGMTHILRGEDHLSNTPKQIALYKALGYEVPEFGHMPMIFGPDRKKLSKRHGAMSVMEYEKMGFLPEAMLNYLVRLGWGHGDQEIFTLQELIEVFDTRGLNSSPAMFDLKKLEHVNAHYIKEGDVERLATLLARYLRDLGIEAPHEKLAQIVPLYQPRAVTMVEMAEQCAFFLTDDATLEYDEQAVAKHLTEDARAMLAEVRAMLAALPEFTEEALDVALKAYVEEKGIKFGKLAQPVRVAVTGRTFSPGLHETLFVLGREKTLARMDRALAL from the coding sequence ATGAGCGCAATGGTTACACGCTTTCCCCCGAGCCCCACGGGCTTCCTGCATATCGGCGGTGCCCGCACGGCCCTGTTCAACTGGCTGCTGGCCCGTTCCAACAACGGCCACTTCGTGCTGCGCATTGAGGATACCGACACCGCCCGCTCCACCCCGGAGATGACGCAGGCCATCCTCGACGGCATGACCTGGCTCGGGCTGGACTGGGACGAAGGCCCCTACCTCCAGAGCGAGCGCACCGAGCGCTACAACCTCGCCATCGAGAAGCTCCTCGCCACCGGCCACGCCTACTACTGCGAGTGTACCCCCGACGAGGTCGAGGCCATGCGCGAAAAGGCCCGTCAGGAAGGCCGCAAGCCCAAGTACGACGGCCACTGCCGCGATAGGCAGCTCGGCCCCGGCGAAGGCCGCGTGGTGCGCTTCAAGGCCCCCACGGGCGTCTGCGCGTGGAAGGACATGGTCAAGGGCGACATCTCCATGGAATTCGAGGAGATGGTGGACGACTTCATCATCCGCCGTGCCGACGGCTCGCCCATGTACAACCTCGCCGTGGTCGTTGACGACGCCGAAATGGGCATGACCCACATCCTGCGCGGCGAGGACCACCTGTCCAACACGCCCAAGCAGATCGCCCTGTACAAGGCCCTTGGCTACGAGGTGCCCGAGTTCGGCCACATGCCCATGATCTTCGGCCCGGACCGCAAGAAGCTCTCCAAACGCCACGGCGCGATGAGCGTCATGGAATACGAGAAGATGGGCTTTCTGCCCGAGGCCATGCTCAACTATCTCGTGCGCCTCGGCTGGGGCCACGGCGATCAGGAAATCTTCACGCTTCAGGAACTCATCGAGGTCTTCGACACCCGCGGACTCAATTCCTCGCCCGCCATGTTCGACCTCAAGAAGCTCGAACACGTCAATGCCCACTACATCAAGGAAGGCGACGTGGAGCGCCTCGCCACGCTGCTGGCCCGCTACCTGCGCGACCTCGGCATCGAGGCCCCGCACGAGAAGCTCGCGCAGATCGTGCCCCTCTACCAGCCCCGCGCGGTGACCATGGTCGAAATGGCCGAGCAGTGCGCGTTCTTCCTCACGGACGACGCCACCCTCGAATACGACGAGCAGGCCGTGGCCAAGCACCTCACCGAGGACGCCCGCGCCATGCTGGCCGAGGTACGCGCCATGCTGGCCGCCCTGCCCGAGTTCACCGAGGAGGCCCTCGACGTGGCGCTCAAGGCCTATGTCGAGGAAAAGGGCATCAAGTTCGGCAAGCTCGCCCAGCCCGTGCGCGTGGCCGTGACCGGCCGCACCTTCAGCCCGGGCCTGCACGAGACGCTGTTCGTGCTTGGCAGGGAAAAGACGCTGGCCCGCATGGACCGCGCCCTCGCCCTGTAG
- the rpmB gene encoding 50S ribosomal protein L28, translating into MSQVCAVCGKGPQVGNNVSHAHNKSKRRFNPNLQRVRVQLESGQVKHLDVCTRCIRSGAVTKPVK; encoded by the coding sequence ATGAGTCAGGTTTGTGCAGTCTGCGGCAAAGGGCCCCAGGTGGGCAACAATGTGAGCCACGCCCACAACAAGAGCAAGCGCAGGTTTAATCCTAACCTGCAGCGTGTTCGCGTGCAGCTCGAAAGCGGTCAGGTCAAGCACCTCGACGTGTGCACCCGTTGCATCCGTTCCGGCGCCGTGACCAAGCCCGTCAAGTAG